One genomic region from Streptomyces sp. NBC_00457 encodes:
- a CDS encoding DUF4031 domain-containing protein codes for MTLYIDPPTWPGHGRMWSHLVSDVSYDELHTFAEGLGVPRRAFERDHYDIPSHRYADVVAAGAVEVSSREVVRLLHGAGLRRPKGRGQPRSS; via the coding sequence GTGACCCTCTACATCGACCCGCCCACCTGGCCCGGCCACGGCCGCATGTGGTCCCACCTCGTCAGCGACGTCTCGTACGACGAACTCCACACCTTCGCCGAGGGCTTGGGCGTACCCCGCCGCGCCTTCGAGCGGGATCACTACGACATCCCGTCGCACCGTTACGCGGACGTGGTGGCCGCCGGGGCGGTGGAGGTCAGCAGCCGGGAGGTGGTGCGGCTGTTGCACGGGGCGGGGCTGCGGCGGCCCAAGGGGCGGGGTCAGCCGCGCAGCTCATAG
- a CDS encoding GNAT family N-acetyltransferase has protein sequence MRNTGGDQVQEAVASCVALLRTATDRDWESVKAGGLSWSCRDTAFHVAEDLIAYAGQLAGRARDRYIPFEIMPEEGIDNDGVLDVIETTGALFVATLRSTPREVRAFHPYPFRSANREGFAAMGIAEVLLHTHDIAEGLGLSYEPPAELCESVLTTLFPDVRPGPAPWPTLLWATGRGDLPGRAPVSQWRWHNNLVLPTDRLTLEGVTPATAADLHTGGDGGFEWVDGEPFEGTRVASGMLVKAYEEGLLRPEFGVFVLVRREDGRAVGAMGFHAAPDDEGMVEIGYDLVEGGRGHGYATEALRALSAWALARDDVRRIIAKVDQGNLPSQGVVTRAGFERVGADEELFVYELRG, from the coding sequence ATGCGGAACACGGGTGGGGATCAAGTACAGGAAGCCGTCGCGAGCTGCGTCGCTCTGCTGCGGACGGCCACGGACCGGGACTGGGAAAGCGTCAAGGCGGGTGGGCTGAGCTGGAGTTGCCGTGACACCGCGTTCCATGTCGCCGAGGATCTGATCGCGTACGCGGGCCAGCTCGCCGGACGCGCGCGGGACCGGTACATCCCGTTCGAGATCATGCCCGAGGAGGGCATCGACAACGACGGCGTCCTGGACGTGATCGAGACGACCGGCGCGCTGTTCGTGGCCACCCTGCGCAGCACCCCCCGGGAGGTGCGCGCCTTCCACCCGTACCCCTTCCGCAGCGCGAACCGCGAAGGCTTCGCGGCGATGGGGATCGCGGAGGTGCTTCTGCACACGCATGACATCGCCGAGGGGCTCGGCCTGTCGTACGAACCACCCGCCGAGCTCTGTGAGTCCGTCCTCACCACGCTCTTCCCGGACGTCCGCCCCGGCCCCGCGCCCTGGCCCACCCTGCTGTGGGCCACCGGCCGCGGCGACCTGCCCGGCCGCGCCCCCGTCTCCCAGTGGCGCTGGCACAACAACCTGGTCCTCCCCACCGACCGCCTCACCCTCGAGGGCGTCACCCCCGCGACCGCCGCCGACCTGCACACGGGCGGCGACGGCGGGTTCGAGTGGGTCGACGGCGAGCCGTTCGAGGGGACCCGCGTTGCCTCCGGGATGCTGGTGAAGGCGTATGAAGAGGGGCTGCTGCGGCCGGAGTTCGGGGTGTTCGTGCTGGTGCGGCGGGAGGACGGGCGTGCCGTCGGTGCCATGGGGTTTCATGCGGCGCCGGACGACGAGGGCATGGTGGAGATCGGGTACGACCTGGTCGAGGGCGGCCGCGGTCATGGGTACGCCACGGAGGCGCTGCGCGCCCTGTCGGCGTGGGCCCTGGCCCGGGACGACGTCCGGCGGATCATCGCCAAGGTCGACCAGGGCAATCTGCCGTCGCAGGGTGTCGTGACCCGCGCCGGATTCGAAAGGGTCGGCGCGGACGAGGAGTTGTTCGTCTACGAGCTGCGCGGCTGA
- a CDS encoding HD domain-containing protein — translation MSDLEALAARFTDALRAARAPVDSPDPAPYADDLLTRWQEPQRRYHTLKHLTAVLDHIDVLEKHAADPDVVRLAAWFHDAVYLPERSENEERSARLAERALPEAGLSAAKTAEVARLVRLTVTHAPDGDDREGQVLCDADLAILASPPSAYAAYTAAVREEYHFVPNEAFREGRSAILRHLLDLPRLFHTPHGEREWEATARYNLRSELEMLSLGRPPSA, via the coding sequence ATGTCCGATCTCGAAGCCCTCGCCGCCCGCTTCACCGACGCCCTGCGAGCGGCCCGCGCCCCGGTGGACTCGCCCGACCCGGCGCCGTACGCCGACGATCTGCTCACCCGCTGGCAGGAACCCCAGCGCCGCTATCACACGCTGAAGCACCTCACCGCGGTCCTCGACCACATCGACGTGCTGGAGAAGCACGCGGCGGACCCGGACGTCGTACGTCTGGCCGCGTGGTTCCACGACGCGGTGTATCTGCCCGAGCGGTCCGAGAACGAGGAGCGGTCGGCCCGGCTCGCCGAGCGGGCGCTGCCCGAGGCCGGTCTGTCCGCCGCGAAGACCGCGGAGGTCGCCCGGCTGGTCCGGCTCACGGTCACCCACGCCCCGGACGGCGACGACCGCGAAGGGCAGGTGCTGTGCGACGCGGACCTGGCGATCCTCGCGTCGCCGCCGTCGGCGTACGCCGCCTACACCGCGGCCGTCCGCGAGGAGTACCACTTCGTCCCCAACGAGGCTTTCCGTGAAGGCCGTTCGGCGATCCTCCGCCATCTGCTCGACCTGCCCCGTCTGTTCCACACGCCGCACGGGGAGAGGGAGTGGGAGGCGACGGCCCGCTACAACCTGCGGTCGGAGCTGGAAATGCTGTCGCTCGGCCGGCCTCCGTCGGCTTAG
- a CDS encoding maleylpyruvate isomerase family mycothiol-dependent enzyme — translation MTSADVRDPELPGRLLITERDTLIPLLRRRPDTDFARPVDACPGWSVRDVLAHCSAALLRVVGSRFENDVFSPEANDRDIAERADWTNARVVDELERGMTDAGPVIAASGGVFDGIALGEWVHAGDVREAWGEPGAYAGAGLPYALTLLAAVTRERGHLPLHADLDDVDEPVRLGDVSGTRTPARFIGDAATLVRLYSGRTTAGASYELAGVKEDELNIFG, via the coding sequence ATGACTTCTGCTGACGTACGTGACCCCGAACTGCCCGGACGGCTGCTGATCACCGAGCGCGACACACTGATTCCGCTGTTGCGCCGGCGACCGGACACGGATTTCGCCAGGCCCGTCGACGCCTGCCCCGGCTGGAGCGTCCGGGATGTGCTGGCCCACTGTTCGGCCGCGTTGCTGAGGGTCGTGGGGAGCCGGTTCGAGAACGACGTGTTCTCGCCCGAGGCCAACGACCGGGACATCGCCGAACGCGCCGACTGGACGAACGCGCGCGTCGTCGACGAGCTGGAGCGCGGGATGACCGACGCCGGGCCCGTGATCGCCGCGTCGGGCGGCGTCTTCGACGGGATCGCGCTCGGCGAGTGGGTGCACGCCGGGGACGTACGCGAGGCGTGGGGCGAGCCCGGAGCCTACGCCGGAGCCGGACTGCCGTACGCGCTCACGCTGCTGGCCGCGGTGACCCGGGAGCGCGGCCATCTGCCGCTGCACGCCGACCTCGACGACGTCGACGAGCCGGTGCGGCTGGGCGATGTGTCGGGCACGCGGACACCCGCACGGTTCATCGGGGACGCCGCCACGCTCGTACGGCTGTACTCGGGGCGTACGACGGCAGGGGCGTCGTACGAGCTGGCGGGCGTGAAGGAGGACGAACTCAACATCTTCGGCTGA
- a CDS encoding copper homeostasis protein CutC — protein MSKRAVLEVIALDAEDALAAQAGGADRLELVTDMAADGLTPPTTTFTAIRAAVDIDLRVMLRLADGFAAEDVERLAEVARELRGAGADQFVLGFLDGQGCVDLDAVERVVGELHGCRWTFHRAIDHAANREALRKQVADLPGLDTYLTAGSADGVDDGLSTLLAEAARRGEPGYEQQILVGGGLRLDHVPQLQAAGVDAFHIGGAARPKGWENPVAAEAVREWRQVLDAG, from the coding sequence ATGAGCAAGCGTGCAGTCCTGGAGGTGATCGCCCTCGACGCCGAGGACGCCCTCGCCGCCCAGGCCGGAGGCGCGGATCGCCTCGAACTGGTCACCGACATGGCGGCGGACGGCCTCACCCCGCCGACCACCACGTTCACCGCGATCCGCGCCGCCGTCGACATCGACCTGCGCGTGATGCTGCGACTGGCGGACGGATTCGCGGCGGAGGATGTCGAGCGCTTGGCCGAGGTGGCGCGGGAGCTGCGCGGGGCGGGGGCCGACCAGTTCGTGCTCGGATTCCTGGACGGGCAGGGGTGCGTCGACCTGGACGCGGTGGAGCGAGTCGTCGGCGAACTGCACGGCTGCCGATGGACCTTCCACCGCGCCATCGACCACGCGGCGAACCGGGAAGCCCTCCGCAAGCAAGTCGCCGACCTGCCCGGACTCGACACCTACCTCACGGCCGGATCGGCGGACGGCGTGGACGACGGCCTCTCGACGCTGCTCGCGGAGGCGGCGCGGCGAGGGGAACCGGGGTACGAGCAACAGATCCTGGTGGGCGGGGGCCTACGGCTGGACCACGTCCCACAGCTGCAAGCCGCAGGTGTCGACGCCTTCCATATCGGGGGTGCGGCGAGGCCGAAGGGCTGGGAGAACCCGGTCGCGGCGGAGGCGGTGCGGGAGTGGCGCCAAGTACTGGACGCGGGCTGA
- a CDS encoding HelD family protein codes for MSTPSSDDPLSRERSHLASSRAALRAMREDVESLDISDVTANWVNAEVLARQIDERIKALADLSDTPLFFGRLDYLHAPGADRAEGAEGERFYIGRRHVHDHDGDPMVIDWRAPVSQPFYRASKKAPMDVALRRRFGYTGGDLTAYEDEHLSDPSEAARTSKLLQQEIERPRVGPMRDIVATIQPEQDEIVRSGLGGTVCVQGGPGTGKTAVGLHRVAYLLYAHRERLARTGTLVIGPNKSFLHYIEQVLPALGELTVRQATVDDLVAHVEVRGTDDAAAAVIKGDARMAEVLRRAVRSHVTMPTEPVVVVRGSRRWRVPAYELEGIVQELLDRDIRYGAAREALPQRIAHAVLVQMERSGEAPDDRVQDAVARNAAVKAAVKAIWPPVDPAKLVLRLLTDADFLAVHAEGVLSEDERKRILWAKPVRSVKAAKWSAADAVLIDEATDLVQRTHSLGHVVLDEAQDLSPMQYRAVGRRCTTGSATVLGDLAQGTTPWATRSWDEALAHLGKTDAVVEELTAGFRVPTDVITYASRLLPHIAPGLTPVASVRENPGFFEVREVAEAGEVVAACEELLRNEGSTGLIAADARIAALAEALAVAGIGFLDPGEETTQETRLTLVPASLAKGLEYDYVVLDEPQAVVDGEPDERTGLRRLYVALTRAVSGLIVTHAAALPEQL; via the coding sequence TTGTCCACGCCGTCGTCCGACGATCCCCTCTCCCGAGAGCGCTCCCATCTCGCCTCCTCCCGTGCCGCCCTGCGCGCCATGCGCGAGGACGTCGAGTCCCTCGACATCAGCGACGTAACCGCGAACTGGGTCAACGCCGAAGTCCTCGCCCGTCAGATCGACGAGCGGATCAAGGCCCTCGCCGACCTCAGCGACACCCCGCTGTTCTTCGGCCGGCTCGACTACCTGCACGCACCGGGCGCGGACCGGGCGGAGGGCGCCGAGGGCGAGCGCTTCTACATCGGGCGGCGGCATGTGCACGATCACGACGGCGACCCGATGGTGATCGACTGGCGTGCGCCGGTGTCCCAGCCCTTCTACCGGGCCTCGAAGAAGGCCCCGATGGACGTCGCGCTGCGCCGCCGCTTCGGGTACACGGGCGGCGACCTGACCGCGTACGAGGACGAGCACCTCTCCGACCCGTCGGAGGCCGCGCGGACCAGCAAGCTGCTCCAGCAGGAGATCGAGCGTCCGCGTGTCGGCCCGATGCGGGACATCGTGGCGACGATCCAGCCGGAGCAGGACGAGATCGTACGCAGCGGGCTGGGCGGGACCGTGTGTGTGCAGGGAGGCCCCGGGACCGGAAAGACGGCCGTCGGTCTGCACCGGGTGGCGTATCTGCTGTACGCCCACCGCGAGCGGCTCGCCCGCACCGGCACGCTCGTCATCGGGCCGAACAAGTCCTTCCTGCACTACATCGAGCAAGTGCTGCCTGCCCTCGGCGAGTTGACGGTCCGGCAGGCGACGGTCGACGACCTCGTGGCGCATGTCGAGGTGCGGGGCACGGACGACGCGGCGGCCGCGGTGATCAAGGGGGACGCGAGGATGGCGGAGGTGCTGCGACGCGCCGTCCGCTCCCATGTGACCATGCCGACCGAGCCGGTCGTCGTCGTGCGCGGTTCGCGTCGCTGGCGGGTCCCGGCATACGAACTCGAAGGCATCGTCCAGGAGTTGCTCGACCGCGACATCCGGTACGGCGCCGCCCGCGAGGCCCTGCCGCAACGGATCGCGCACGCAGTGCTGGTGCAGATGGAACGCTCCGGTGAGGCGCCGGACGACCGGGTGCAGGATGCCGTCGCCCGCAACGCCGCGGTGAAGGCGGCGGTGAAGGCGATCTGGCCGCCGGTCGATCCGGCGAAGCTTGTGCTGCGGCTGCTGACGGACGCGGACTTTCTCGCCGTCCACGCGGAGGGTGTCCTCAGCGAGGACGAGCGGAAGAGGATCCTGTGGGCGAAGCCGGTGCGGTCGGTGAAGGCCGCGAAGTGGTCCGCGGCAGACGCCGTGTTGATCGACGAGGCGACGGATCTGGTGCAGCGTACGCATTCGCTGGGGCATGTGGTTCTCGACGAGGCGCAGGATCTCTCGCCCATGCAGTACCGCGCGGTCGGCCGGCGGTGCACCACCGGTTCGGCGACGGTCCTGGGGGATCTGGCGCAGGGTACGACGCCGTGGGCTACGCGGAGTTGGGACGAGGCGCTGGCCCACCTGGGGAAGACGGACGCCGTGGTCGAGGAGCTGACGGCCGGTTTCCGTGTGCCGACGGATGTGATCACGTATGCGTCGCGGCTGCTGCCGCATATCGCGCCAGGGCTGACGCCGGTGGCTTCGGTGCGGGAGAATCCTGGGTTTTTTGAGGTTCGTGAGGTGGCCGAGGCGGGGGAAGTGGTGGCCGCGTGTGAGGAGTTGCTGCGGAATGAGGGGTCTACGGGGCTGATCGCTGCGGATGCGCGGATCGCTGCGCTGGCGGAGGCGCTGGCTGTGGCGGGGATCGGTTTTCTCGATCCCGGTGAGGAGACGACGCAGGAGACGCGGCTGACGTTGGTGCCGGCGTCTCTTGCGAAGGGGCTTGAGTACGACTATGTGGTTCTGGATGAGCCGCAGGCGGTGGTTGATGGGGAGCCGGATGAGCGGACGGGGTTGCGGCGGTTGTATGTGGCGCTGACTCGGGCGGTTTCGGGGTTGATCGTGACTCATGCGGCCGCGTTGCCGGAGCAGCTGTGA